A segment of the Branchiostoma floridae strain S238N-H82 chromosome 10, Bfl_VNyyK, whole genome shotgun sequence genome:
CCCGTGCTGTCATCATCATTACACGAGCTTTCGGGTCCAACCACGGACGAGAAAGGCGAACGCGTGTTCTAGAATTGTCAACTGTTTTGTGAGACGTCCCAAGGGAGTGGTGATGCAACGGTTAGGGTTCGTGTTTGGcacagaacccagaggtcccgggttcgaatcccataACATGCATTGGTATTGTGTCCTCGTTAAATGCACTTTTCAAGACTTTCCGTGCTATATCCACTGTAAAATCGGTAGCCGCCTTTTTGGTAATAAAATACCACCCCAAATGGCCCCCAAAACAGCTTTAGGACTCCCTTTGCCTTAAAAAGATGAGGCGTGAAAAGATCCCCCCTCATATTTACGGATTTCGCGTGGATTGTGTACTTATCCTGGAGTAACCTTTATATACTCACCGTCCGTTTGTTTGAACGGCGCGATTGCAAAGTACACACgctgtgattgacaggtccGTGGGACGATTGTTCCAGTTTACGCTGGTGACTGGAGAGGGAGGGTCGGGTGCTTCCGGGGCCCGATATGGCTCGTTTGGCTTCAATAGGGTGCTTTGGAAACAGATAAACCCACTCCTATTTGCACTCAGACGATAAACTGTGAAATCCCCACCCTCTTTTAGAGACCTAGGTATCACATGCGTAGTTCATTTTCAGTCCATTTCGTTTAGTCtccagtctccaagcagatgttatgtaGCAAGATATTTACGTTTTCTAATACAATAGCAGCCCATTTTAGATAAACCCACTTTTATTCCTTCTGAGATTATAAACTGTGAAATCCCCACCCTCTTTTAGGTCCTAGGTGCTACTGCTATCACACGCGTAGTTCATTTTCAGTCTATTTCgttcaatttcaattttgagTACTTCTATTTACATTTTCTGATCAGATAGCAACCCATTTTAGATAAACCCACTCCTATTTGCACTCAGACGATAAACTATGAAATCCCCTAGGTACTACTGGTATCACACGCGTAGTTCATTTTCAGTCCGTTTcgtttagtctccaagcagatgttgtgtaGCAAGATATTTACGTTTTCTAATACAATAGCAGCCCACTTTAGATAAACCCACTCCTATTTGAGTATTTCTACTTATACGATAAACTGTGAAATCCCCACTCCTCTTCTAGGCCCTAGGTATCACACGCGTAGTTCATTTTTAGTCAATTCcattaatttccaagcagatgctatgAGGCAAGATGTTTACGTAGCAGCCCATTTCTGTTACAATCTGCCTTCGTTGCTAATGTCCAATTTCAAGCTAGTCTTAGAGCACAGCTAAAGAGGTCTAGGGCCTAGCCTGTGTAAACGAATTACATAAGACTGTAAGATGAGTACGGGGTTTTTCTCATTTGCAAACCAGTCACGTTTCCATGCTACGAACAGTTTTGTTTTAATGCATTAAGGGTGCCGATGGCTATTTCGTAGACAGTGCAGGATTAATAATTATAATGAGATTTATTCATCCCAAGTGAGTTGAAGGGAAGAGTTGTCGTGGACTGAATGTAATTGTGAACATTTTCAGAGCCATCTCCCTTGCCCTAGTGTTGCACATTGTACATCCATAAAGCAGACGTTGAACTAGCCTAGTATCAAGCCGTATTGGCGTATTGTagtcccgagtctcttctgtcctcttcgcaaatgaCGGCACAGGCAGAGCCTCGGAAGCTACCAGTATGATACTGTTTatcaccaagcagatcctgtgatagaataagatagtatcaaaagctggcaaaggggTTACCTTAAACCGGCCTAGGAGTAAATATGGCTACATCCAATGCCTAAAACACGCCAAGAATTACCGGAGACGCACCGCGGCATTGAAAGTAACCCAGGCTAgtagttagcctggtatccagccgagttattggccaataactcctctgccggctaaactccttctcatttgccacagcaagatctgcttggagattatcttcTGTCCcctatttgcggagaggacagaagagatccaggagctataatacgactggataccaggctagctagtaggtacatgtagtctgTTTGGGACTACGACCGCCCCTTACGCATCATTAACGCACCGTCCCCTCGCCGTTGGCAGTTCTTCTGTAGTGTACAGTATGCACCACttgtctgcagcagcagctaTGGATGACTTATGTCGTCCTGTTTTTTTGTGACACTCCAATCTTGGCATCCGACGCGCAGCTGCTGCGAAAAACCATTGATTGAACTGACTTCTGCAAAACGTACCACGAGATCGGAATTAGATAGACCAGAAAACCCCAACGCTAGCCTTCCTCAAGCCTTTCTACGGAGTAGTATGTATAGTAGAATTCGGCAGGGGGGAATAATTGGCAAGGAGAGGCAGTCCACACTAAGGTCAGTCCCCCCTCCGAACTGCGCCTAGCCAATGAAACCCTAAGGTGGCCAGCGACTCCTTTCTAAACCGTACAGCCAACGTAGTCAGTCTTGTGTGAAATGACAGCATGTTGTTTGATTCTTATCTAACCTCgtgattttctttttcttcctcctcATCTGCAGAGCCTTGGCGGTGGAACTGTTGCAACAAGTCCGGACATGCCTTCCGAggaaaataaggaaaacattATGGAGTTCAACTTGTCGAGTATACACCAGAGGATAGACTGCACGTTACGGCAGCTGCAATCTCAGCATCAACACGTCGACGACGTCTTAGGAGACATCAAGTACTTAAAGACGCTTTCCAGCGAAGTCTTGGTCGTCGTGAACGACTTGTACCAGTACCCGAGGATCAAGTCCCTGAAGGAGCTTAAGAACATCCGCGACCGGACGACGCACGATATTTCCTCGGGGGACCCCTGCGTGGACAACCGAGGGAAGGGGCTGGACTCCCTCGGCGTGCTCAACAGGTTGAACGACTTCATCACCAAGATGGATAAGTACATCGCCGTACTGCAAGAGATGTACATGGGGTTCACGCAGAAGGTGTTAGTACCATTGCAGACGTTCTGCTCGGGACACCAACCTTACATCGGTAGGGAGGACATCTCCCTTCAACGGATCGAGTCGGAGATTCTGGACTTGATGAGCAAGATCAAGGTCTTGCTGTGGAGCCCTGAGGTCGAGGACTACTACTTCAGTAACGAGTTGTTTTCACAGACTGTAGCGGACGAGGTAGACTGTACGGCCTGTCCGTTGCTCAGACTGATCCCTgatgttttacagaaaatgaATGCTGTATTCACCCGGGCTCAGACGTGGCTTAGGCGGGATATTCTGTACGTCCAGAACACAAAGGCGGCCCTACACAGGGCCAGCAAGAAGTGTGTCCAGATGAGGAGGAGGTACGATCTGGCTAAAGAAGCGTTCGCACAACTGCAGAGGGAGGCCACGGAAACGGAGAAGTCTATCCGAAGCCACGAGGAGAGGCTAGCGCACATTAAAGAGGAGATTCAGAGGTTCAGAAAAGAGCGAGAGAAAGTCAGGGAGTCGAAAACGCAGCTGGAAGACAAGCTGCAAGACTCTTCGAACTTGATCGACGTCTCCTTGGACGTCTTGAAAGTGAGAGTGAAAGCCTTGAGAAAGCGTCTCCTCGTCTTGGGAACCAAAATCGAGTCCCGAGAGAGAACCTACGGGCACATCAAGGAGAAACTCAAGGCTCTGAAGATCGAGCACAAAATCATTCAGGACAGAATCAAGAACTCCGAGAAGTATCTCGAGGAGATGGAAGAAAAACTCAAGGCGTTGTTGAAGACGAAACACTCGTGGGAACAAAGACACGCGTTTAAGACGGACCCGGAACACCTCCGAGCCAAGCAAGAGGCCAAGACGGTCCGAATCCCCCTCAAGGCCGTCCGAGTGAAGACATTTGTCACCAAGACACGCCAACAAAGTAAGCcaaaactttcttatcatctcCTCTCTAAAGCTTACCCAGCATGTTACTTGTGTTAAAAGATCACCCGTAGTCTAGTTACCACGGTTCGACATTAATGACAGACATGACTTATTGTGGTCCCGTCGCTTGGTGAGAAATTCCCAACATTTTCGGTTACTATGTTCGGAGTGATGTTTGCTTTTTCGTCCCGCTGGCGTCCTGCCAAGAGCGACGTCTCTGCGATTTTGACAAACGGCGTTGGTCAGGATCAAGTGGCCTGTTTGATCGTGTTTGTTTTGACAACGTTATGGCGATTCCTGTGGTAACGGCGCGCGAGCAGAAACCCCGCTCCTATTCTTAGCACAACACCAACGTGGTCTATTGGATCGGAATGGTTTGAGTTGGGGGGTTTCTTAGCCTCCCTCGCAGACTTTTATCACTATCAGTGCTGACATTTTAATTTACAGGGGAATCACtggttcgtgattttcaacattggtcAACATTGGCCAATGAgcagtagcctctaccaggccccacagctcggtggaaaaatagtagaaattggccaaataagacatctattttgccaatttctactatttttttccagcgacctgtggagcctggtagaggctaggcaATGAGTAAGGTTCTCTAAATCTGATAGTCCAAGTTTCCGCACCGCCAGTGTTGAAAATCGGGAGCCCGCGCTCTTTCCATGAAATACGTGTAAAAGCCAGCGCTaaaagtctgtgaaggaggtAAGCTTCTTTCAACCACAAGCCGATAAGAATGAATGCTCTGTTGCACACGGTGATATCACTACCGCAAAGCTATCGACTTAGATCTGTAGAACCTCATAAGACTTACGCAGCTTGAATGGACTTCCTTCTTTGACCATGACTTGAAGGACGGGGTTCTTCTTAATTTTGCATTACCGGGACCCACGCCAagaatatcaaagctggctggAAGCGATAGTGTTTTCGTTTTCAAGAAGCTTCCGCCGACCGCTGGGTCTTATTCAGGTTCCAGAGGCGTCAGGGAACAGGGGTGACACAATAATGGCAAGGTTTTGGTGCGATTGTGGGTTTGATAATAATATAAACATTGGGGTTAACCACGAAAAGTGTTTGCAATTAGGGGGAACGGTAGTTTTGTTGATAGGTTTTAATCAATGTTTGTATAATTCAGGCCATACGTCAAtatttgtcgatgaaggttagacatctaggtaatacgATATGCAAGGTAACAGctactcatgcaactggatatgatttttgaaacggtcagacgtgtCAGGTAGCATTCCACTACCTTTCGGCAGTGACactggatgctatctgaaatgtctgaccgtttttgAAATCTTTCCAGTTGCCTTTGTTTTCCTATTTTCTTGCATACTTTAAATTTTTGTGTTTCTTAAGTTTGTAAAAGCTTTTTGATAACTCTTATATCATTGAAGGAAGGTACAAGTCTAGATTATGCCACTCAGTATTTCAGTTGGCACAAATCAGACCCCAACCCTTTTGCTCTCTCGTGTGTCTAAGAGAACAAAAAACAAAGATGTACCCAAGGGCCAATGTCCCCCAAAGCGGGACAATACCAGACAATGTGAGTTGCAGGAATGTCTTGCCAGCAGCTTATGTTGTAATTGGCGGGTATCGTGAACAGCACCTCAAAGATTGACGATTAAGACAATATAATAACACCCTTCGATAACATGTTTATAGATCCCATGCTGCGGATTTTACTATCACCTTTGTGTCGTCTTATGCGTTTTGATTGAAGTTGCAAAATGGCAGCCTTCATCATATAGTTGCCTAAACAACAACATGACAATccgagatggcagacttcagccCTTTAGTTATATTGCTTTGCTACCCTTCTGGTCTCATAGACACGAAGTAACAGCGcttcaatgaatgaataaagacctttattgcacatatatacccactgggCTATGAACAGGTTGCACCAAATGACAGTTGACAgatactgttactgtacaactAACGTATTCTTCTAAGTGAAGATGTGTGGCATTGACGACGCAGCCctaaccgagatgccctacccaggattgaaccaggtCTCCCAGTTATGATTGGAACCTGGACCTCCAATATGAGACTACTACCAGTTgcgctacagggacatcctgtaGAATCCCACCTGGTCATTTTTATTACCGATGATAGTAATGAAGGTGACGCTGTGCTCGGTCAGAAGTCGTTATTCCAAAAAaggtaattactcaagcaactggatatgattttgtaaacggtcagacgtttctttcagatagtatccatctttcgtcagtgccactgaagagatcttgaaTAAACTCTTTCTAATACCATAACTACGAAAGCAAAGACAAAGagttgaagacaattttggttGTCCGATAGGAAACAAAGTTGTTATTGTCCGGCCAGCGGCccttacctacatgtaggacGGTTGTTACACGTCCCTTTCGTGTGGTCCCACCTTTTGTCCGGATGACATAACCTCCCCAGCCCCCGGCCAACATTTCATAACTCACCTGCTGGATTACAACATCCAAAACACGCCGCGGACAATCCGGGAATAGTTGGAATTCCGGACAGAAGCTATGACTGAATTCCAGCACAACACATTCGGAGATGGTCATTTGACGGCAGTGCATTGTATGTTGAACTGAATTCAACTGATTGAAAAGATATgaccaaaataaacaaaaagcaACAATTCTTAACCTGTGAAAGAAATTCACGAAAATTTTGTAACATTCGGGTATCATTTTCCCTTATCCCTTCGACTGGAgtactttttaaaacaaaatgaacaCCAGATTGCGAtgttttgatttatttgtttttctgcatTGTTACGTTCTAAATCTATCACTTTCACGCGCCGATAGTTGGCGAGGAAAGTTCTTCAATGCGCCCTTTGTACGAACCTCGCGCCACCCCAAGGGTGTTCGATCACATGTCAATCACAagacaaatactagtactaccaTGTCCCTGAGGCG
Coding sequences within it:
- the LOC118424621 gene encoding uncharacterized protein LOC118424621; protein product: MPSEENKENIMEFNLSSIHQRIDCTLRQLQSQHQHVDDVLGDIKYLKTLSSEVLVVVNDLYQYPRIKSLKELKNIRDRTTHDISSGDPCVDNRGKGLDSLGVLNRLNDFITKMDKYIAVLQEMYMGFTQKVLVPLQTFCSGHQPYIGREDISLQRIESEILDLMSKIKVLLWSPEVEDYYFSNELFSQTVADEVDCTACPLLRLIPDVLQKMNAVFTRAQTWLRRDILYVQNTKAALHRASKKCVQMRRRYDLAKEAFAQLQREATETEKSIRSHEERLAHIKEEIQRFRKEREKVRESKTQLEDKLQDSSNLIDVSLDVLKVRVKALRKRLLVLGTKIESRERTYGHIKEKLKALKIEHKIIQDRIKNSEKYLEEMEEKLKALLKTKHSWEQRHAFKTDPEHLRAKQEAKTVRIPLKAVRVKTFVTKTRQQTLQRALALVEEIYDGKQWKRLATRLTWPDGAHITAEDMAAIQARCPDDIPAQAQKMLMLWRARCGKMASTESLMLALKSSDQTDVAERIEKLLDQQ